Sequence from the Pelagibius sp. CAU 1746 genome:
AAGATGCGGCTGGTGTCGAGGTCGACCTCAGCCATCATCTGCTTGCGGTAAGTCTGCCCCTCGGGCAGGGCGCGTCCGTAGCTGACGTCGTCGCCGCCGATGACGATGATTTTGGCATTGGGGCGGCGCTTGAGAATGATCTCCGCCGCGCGCATGAACTGCGGGAAGCCGCGGTAGGGCTCCAGGTTGCGCACCACGAAGGTGACGATCTCGTCACCCTGCTTCAGGGCGCTGGTCACGCCCTCTGCCGTCTTGATCTCGATGGAGGCGTCCGGGTCCGGCGCGCAGACGGTGGTGTCGATGCCGTCGTGGATCACGGAAATCTTGTAGCGGTATTCCTCGGGATACTGCTGGAACTGCCAGTAGGTCGGCGACATGCCGGCGTCTGCGGACTCCAGGCCCATGAACTGCACGATGTTCTTGGTGCGGATGCGGCAGTGCGTATCGAGGGTGGTCTGGCTTTCCGGGTCGAAGCCCACGTCGGCGCCGACGGCGTGGTAGTAGAACTCGAAGAAGTTCAGCAGCGGCGTATCGGGGAAGACGTCCTTCAGGTAGAGGGTCTCGCCCCAGCCGGGGTGGCCGATGACGATATCGGGCACGAATCCCTGGGCCTTCAGGGCCATGGCCTTGCGGGCCACTTCCTGGGCATGGAGGATGCCGCGCTCGGCGTCCCGGATGTAGCGATGGGTGGACTCCGCCGGCTCGCGATGCGGCTTGTAGAGCACCTTCTTCACACCCGGCAGTTCGATGCCTTCGCGCTTGGTGATGAAGACGACGGTGTTGTCCTTGTCGGCGGCGAGACGCTGGCAGATGTGCTTGTACTGCCCCGGCATATTCTGGTGAACGAATAGATATTTCATGAGTCCTGGCCCGGATTGACGGCCGATTACTTGGCGAAATGATGGCTGGAGATTACAGCTTTATTGCCAGATTCGGCGAATTTACTCAAATTTCGGTAAAGCACGCGAAAGAGGTAGCCTTGCGCGGCCCCCCGGCCCCTGGCGGGCGGAGGCGAGGCGGCTTTAGAGGTTGGAGAGGGCTTCGTCGAGTTCGTCGCCCTTCTTGGCCTCGGAATCGAGACGGTCCTTCTCGGCCGTGCGCTCCTGCAGTTGCTCCAGAGCCTTGGCCAGCTGCAGCGTCAGGTTCTTCAAGGAGCCCGTCGGCATCATGAGCGTGCCGGCCTGCTGGGCGGTAAGCTCGCTCTTGCCGTTCTTACGGCGCAGCTGCATCAGCTCGATGCGCACCACGCCGTTGGTAACGACGATGGAGCCGACCCCGTCTGCGAAGATCTCCGTCATAAAATGCGTCCTTCCATCAATCTTTTTAATCAATCGCCAGCGGCCTCGGGCGCCGCCGTCACTTTCCCGATCACGCGGCCGGTCCTGGATATCAGTCCTGTTGAGGATAATCCAGGGCGACAGGGAGAAGGGAGTCCGCTGCCGCGTTACGGCGACGTGGCATGCAGCAACTGCCCCATCGTTTCCAGAGAAGGTTGGGCCGAAGCGGCCAGGCCGTTGTCCGCCTTGAAGCGCCTGAGGGCCTCGGCCCGGGCCTCTCCGGAGGCATCCTCGTCGCCAACCTGAAGGTAGCCGAGCTTGACCAGCAGGTTGTCGATGGTCGCAAGCGGTACCCTGGCGGCTTCGCTGGCCTCGCCGGGCAGGCGGCCGGGGGCCCAGCGCGCGGAGGTGGCCGCCAGCGCCTGCACCGCGGCGCGGCGGCCCCGCTGGGGCTGGAAGGCGCTGAGGGAAAGCACGCCGGCCAGATGCTTCTCGTCTCCGGACATCAGGTCTATCGAATGCAGTCCGGCCGCGTAAAAGGTTCCGTCCGCGTAGAGCAGCAAAGGAGAGCCGGAATCGCCCTGGATGACGTCGCAGTCGTGCACCACCACGCGGCCTTTCTCTGCGATGCCGGCGATGTTGCAGGCCCAGCCGGCGGTCATCACGTGCGCCAGGTCGCGACGGTAGCCGGCCTGGAGCAGCAACGCGTCGCCGGCGCTGATCCGCGACATCATCAGGCTGTCGATCGCGCGCAGGCCGAGCCAGCCGGCCTTGCGCCCGAGCGGCTCGGCCAGGGTCAGGATGGCCCAGTCGGTCGCCGCCACCTCCAGGCTCGGCTGCGATACGTAAGTGAAGTCGTCCGCATGGGTGTAGCTGGCGACCTTGGAATGCAGGATGAAACGGTCGCGCTGGTATCCTGCGATGAAGTGCAGCTCGATGGCGCCGCGCCACCGCCCGACGACGGGATCGTAGAGGCAATGCGCGGCGGTGAGCACGTGGCGCTCGCTGATCAGGAAACCGGTGCAATGACCGCGTCCGCCGGCATTGACGCGGCCGATGGCGCTCCAAGGGTATTCCATCGCGTTGACGGCGACGCGCCGCTCGGGCGCCTTCACCCGCAACTCGACGGCCGCGGCCACGGGCGGCGGCGGTGCGGCGAGGAGGAGGGCGGACAGACTGAGGGCGGAAGCCAGGCGAAGCAGCGCCCTGGCGTGGTTCAGGACCGGATCAACCGGTCGCAATGCTGGCAATAAGTTTTTCACCGGGAATCGTCGCTACAACCTGTTTCAGGGCCTCGATCACCTTGGGATCATAGCGCGTCAGGTTCTCTTGGAGAATATCCAGGACGGCATCGGGCGCAAGTCCGGCGCGGTAGGATCGGGGCTCCAGGCGCGCACAGAAAACGTCGCAGGCACCGAGTATCCGTCCCGTGAGGGAGATTTCCTCTCCCTTCACTCCTTTGGGGTATCCGCCGCCGTCGAGGCGTTCGTGCATCTGCGCGATGGTCTCGACCACGGGCAGTTCGAAGTCGATGCCGCGCAGGAACTCGACGGCATGGCCGACGTGGGCTTCCATCTCCTTGATCTCGTCCGGCGTGAGGCGCGCCGGCTTGGTCAGCAGCTCCTTACGCACGGAAAGCTTGCCGATTTGAGAGAGATTGGCGGCCAGTTCCAAGGTCGCGAGTTCTTCCTCGCTGCAGCCGAGCTGCTTGCCGACCGCGGCGGCGAACTCCGCTACCCGGCGGGAATGGCCGGCCAGGTAGGGGTCGCGCAGCTCGATGGCGCGCACCAGGGCGGCGACCATCTGCTGGATGGCGTGCTCCTTTTTGCGCTGCTGCTCGACCAGTTCCGTCACGTCGCGGGTGACCGAGACGATGCCGCTGGCCTCGCCGGTCGCGGCGAAGAAGGGGACCTTGGAAATTTGGAGGTAGCGCAGCGCGCCGTCGAGATAGACTTCCTCGTCGGTGGTTACGCTTTCGCTGCTGTTGAGCACGCGCCGATCGCTCAAGGCGAGGCGCTTGGCCGTGCCCTGGCCGAAGATCGCGGCGTCGTCGAGGCCGACCATGGAGTCGGGCCTGCGGGAGACCGCCTTGGCGAAGGCCGCGTTGGCATAGCGGTAGGTGCCGTCCGGCGCCTTCAGGCCGATGAATTCCGGAATCGCGCCGTTGATGCTGTCCAGCAACTGCTTCTGGGCCTGGATGCGGTCGGCCAGACTGCGGTACTGCTCCGCCAGGGCACGGTCGTGGACGCTGGCGAGGCGCCACCAGAAGGCGCCGAAGGCGACGGCGACGGCGAGCACCACCAGCACGGAAACGATGATGGCTGCGGTCGTGTAGGTCGCCAAGGGACGTTCGGCCGCGGCGACCGTGATTTCTTCCAGCACCCACCAGGTCGGGCCGGAGACCATGGTGCCGGCGGAATAGACCGCGCCCAGCCCGGCCAGGGAGGGCCGCTGGGCGAAGGGAATCTCGCCGGCTGCCAGATCGAAGCCGTCGATGCTGACCGGGGCGATGGGCGTTGCCGCGCCGGGCTGGATGCGGCCGAGTTGGCCGCCGTCGAACTGTACCAGCACTCGTTCCGTTCCGGGGCTGGCGAGAGGATCCTTTGAGAGGATTTCCGCCAGGCCGCTGGCCAGCGGCGTCACCAGGATGAAGACGGCGACGGGCTTGCTCTGGCCCGGATTGACCTGCGCGGCGTAGATCGGCACCGCCATGTCGAGGACCAGGCCGGCGGGCGCACTGCGCGCCGGACCGTAAACCGTCTGGGAGCGCTCGAAGCTGTCCTCCGCCAGCCGGCGCTGATCGACCGAGAGCGGCACCGCGCCGCTGGAGGTGACGAAGGCGACCCCGTTGCGTCCCACCAGGTAGCCGGCCAGGAAGTCGGCGTTGGCGGCGAAGTCGGTAATGATACGCTCGATAAAAGGAACCTGTTCGACCAGCGGGACGCCCAGGCCGTTCTCGTCGGTTTGCGGCGCGACCATACGCGACATGTCGCCGCCGGCCAGATCCATCTCGGTGGAGAAGAGACGCAGCAGCTCGCTTTCGACCACCGGGTCGGCGAGGCGGCGGTTGCCCTGCAGCCAAGTGGAGATGACCCCGGCCTGGCCGCTGGCGGTGAGCTGCAGGCGCTCGGCGACCTGCTCGGTGAGCTGGGCCTTCTTGGTCCCGATGGTGAGGCTCGGCACCAACACCGCTGCCAATGCGATCACGGCCAGCACGGCGGCACCCCAGACGAGCAGGCGTCCGCGCTGGCGCTGTTCCGGCGCATCGCTCAGCGTGGAGAAATCCAGCATGTCGACGGTCTGGTCACCTTGATGGCTCATTGCGAACTTATCCCACAGAAGGAATTAACGATCATTTACAAAGATGCCGTGCGATTCTTACCGTAAAAATGCGCCCAGCGGGTAGTTTCATTCATCGAATACTGCGGCACATAGTGTTTATACTTCTTGTGCGAGAAAATCAGGTCCGTGAGGCTGTCGAGGATCAGGATGTCGCCCAGGGCGTAAACCGCCAGGACCGCGTGGCCCAGGCGGCGGATCCGGTCCATGAGGATCACCACCCTCAGGTCTTCATTCGCCATGCCGAGGTCGCGCAGCGCGAAGAACTTGGCGATCGAATAGTCCTCGCAGTCGCCCGAGCGCTTCATGAACTCCGTGGGCGTGGCCCAGAATTCGCTGACGCCGTAGAGCTCGCGGTCGATTTTGTAGGGCCAGCGATTGAAGTAGCGATTGACCACCTTCAGCATTTCCAGCTGCGGCTTGCCCTTGGCCTCGGTGGCGACTTCCCGCCATGACCGGAGGCCCGCCGTGGTGCAAGCGGCGGGGTTGTTCAAACAGGCGTGGAACAGCTTGCGCTCGGACTTCATCTTCGCCAGGACGCGCGCCCACTGAGGTAGGGCCTTCAGGTTGGCCGCCGAAACTTCGGTGGAGCCGAACAGCGCCGTGCCGGCGGCTGGGGCCGTTTTCATCAGGTCCTGCAGGCTCTGGGCGGCCGCGTCATTGCGCCGGGCATCGACGAGCAGGCCACAGGCGGTGGCCCCCGCGAAAGCGGCGGAACAACGGAGGAAGGCGCGGCGGTCCAACAAGACGGCTCCAGGAAACAAGACCGAAAGCCCGGCTTTTGAAACTCATGCCGGGCTTCCTAGAGGATCGCCGTTTTGCCTTAATGGAGTTTTGCCAAAAGTGGTTTACGCAGCGGCTTTGGCTGTCGTCGAAAGTGCCAGAAAATCAAGGGCTTCCGCCGCTTCAAGCGGTTAACGGCCGGAAACGGAAAGGGCCCGCCGGCAA
This genomic interval carries:
- a CDS encoding glycosyltransferase family 4 protein — translated: MKYLFVHQNMPGQYKHICQRLAADKDNTVVFITKREGIELPGVKKVLYKPHREPAESTHRYIRDAERGILHAQEVARKAMALKAQGFVPDIVIGHPGWGETLYLKDVFPDTPLLNFFEFYYHAVGADVGFDPESQTTLDTHCRIRTKNIVQFMGLESADAGMSPTYWQFQQYPEEYRYKISVIHDGIDTTVCAPDPDASIEIKTAEGVTSALKQGDEIVTFVVRNLEPYRGFPQFMRAAEIILKRRPNAKIIVIGGDDVSYGRALPEGQTYRKQMMAEVDLDTSRIFFLGRVPYSTYLNVIKVSGVHVYLTFPFVLSWSMLEAMSAGCALVASSTPPVTEVIKDGVNGLLFDFFDHTAIADRVDEVLDHKDRMAAMRKKARQTVEQNYELERCLAEQFKLIENLIGGKRPAAGGKAGVPSYRLPKGANAKKAAGAGTAKKAASKKASSKKTTAKKAGAKKAGRSKPAKTRAKARS
- a CDS encoding HD domain-containing phosphohydrolase, translated to MSHQGDQTVDMLDFSTLSDAPEQRQRGRLLVWGAAVLAVIALAAVLVPSLTIGTKKAQLTEQVAERLQLTASGQAGVISTWLQGNRRLADPVVESELLRLFSTEMDLAGGDMSRMVAPQTDENGLGVPLVEQVPFIERIITDFAANADFLAGYLVGRNGVAFVTSSGAVPLSVDQRRLAEDSFERSQTVYGPARSAPAGLVLDMAVPIYAAQVNPGQSKPVAVFILVTPLASGLAEILSKDPLASPGTERVLVQFDGGQLGRIQPGAATPIAPVSIDGFDLAAGEIPFAQRPSLAGLGAVYSAGTMVSGPTWWVLEEITVAAAERPLATYTTAAIIVSVLVVLAVAVAFGAFWWRLASVHDRALAEQYRSLADRIQAQKQLLDSINGAIPEFIGLKAPDGTYRYANAAFAKAVSRRPDSMVGLDDAAIFGQGTAKRLALSDRRVLNSSESVTTDEEVYLDGALRYLQISKVPFFAATGEASGIVSVTRDVTELVEQQRKKEHAIQQMVAALVRAIELRDPYLAGHSRRVAEFAAAVGKQLGCSEEELATLELAANLSQIGKLSVRKELLTKPARLTPDEIKEMEAHVGHAVEFLRGIDFELPVVETIAQMHERLDGGGYPKGVKGEEISLTGRILGACDVFCARLEPRSYRAGLAPDAVLDILQENLTRYDPKVIEALKQVVATIPGEKLIASIATG
- a CDS encoding transglutaminase-like cysteine peptidase, with protein sequence MLDRRAFLRCSAAFAGATACGLLVDARRNDAAAQSLQDLMKTAPAAGTALFGSTEVSAANLKALPQWARVLAKMKSERKLFHACLNNPAACTTAGLRSWREVATEAKGKPQLEMLKVVNRYFNRWPYKIDRELYGVSEFWATPTEFMKRSGDCEDYSIAKFFALRDLGMANEDLRVVILMDRIRRLGHAVLAVYALGDILILDSLTDLIFSHKKYKHYVPQYSMNETTRWAHFYGKNRTASL
- a CDS encoding trypsin-like serine protease, which translates into the protein MPALRPVDPVLNHARALLRLASALSLSALLLAAPPPPVAAAVELRVKAPERRVAVNAMEYPWSAIGRVNAGGRGHCTGFLISERHVLTAAHCLYDPVVGRWRGAIELHFIAGYQRDRFILHSKVASYTHADDFTYVSQPSLEVAATDWAILTLAEPLGRKAGWLGLRAIDSLMMSRISAGDALLLQAGYRRDLAHVMTAGWACNIAGIAEKGRVVVHDCDVIQGDSGSPLLLYADGTFYAAGLHSIDLMSGDEKHLAGVLSLSAFQPQRGRRAAVQALAATSARWAPGRLPGEASEAARVPLATIDNLLVKLGYLQVGDEDASGEARAEALRRFKADNGLAASAQPSLETMGQLLHATSP